From the genome of Argentina anserina chromosome 4, drPotAnse1.1, whole genome shotgun sequence, one region includes:
- the LOC126789788 gene encoding protein SUPPRESSOR OF MAX2 1 codes for MRAGLSTIQQTLTPEASSVLNHSIAEAGRRNHGQTTPLHVAATLLSSPTGFLRQACIKSHPNSSHPLQCRALELCFSVALERLPTAQNMSPGMEPPISNALMAALKRAQAHQRRGCPEQQQQPLLAVKVELEQLIISILDDPSVSRVMREASFSSPAVKATIEQSLNSSSSAAAVAAASTAAANSSPIGLGFRQSAAAAPAGRNMYLNPRLQGQNRGEEVKKVVDILSRGKKRNPVLVGDSEPEAVTKELFRRIQSAELGEGQLKNVEIVHLEKEFSCSMLGKMKDLMSLVEARMNGRGVILDLGDLKWLVEQPVSLGGPGPPGSGGQQVVSEAGRAAVAEVGKVLGRFGEGGVNGGGRLWLIGTATCETYLRCQVYHPSMESDWDLQAVPIAARTPLSGLFPRMGPTNGILSSSVESLSPLKGFPTAQPRLVAENLDPLRRTSCCPQCTETCEQEVASLVAKESEKSSFESKSEAARTALPQWLQNAKAQDSNVKTSDQLQTKNQDQTLNQKTQELRKEWKNTCMRLHPNFHQQSFSSEIIAPKPLSITGMYNMNLLGRQTFQPKLQPNKSFGALQLNTNLQTSKLSERAAVSHPRSPVRTELVLGQKEVTETTTPEQMHEERVKDFFGCTPSEPQIKVLERQTDDKQLCKLDADSFKKLYKGLMEVWWQQEAATAVASTITNCKLGNGKRRGAGARGDMWLLFMGPDSVGKKKMASALSEMVSGSTPVIISLNNKRGSWDSDTSFRGKTVVDRIAEAVRRNPFSVIMIEDIDEADMIVRGSIKRAMDRGRLADSYGREISLGNVMFILTAIWLPENMKHLSNGNAHEEKLACIARSNWQLKLSLCGRSAKRRATWLQSDEDRATKPRNDAGYGLGFDLNEAADVEDDRTDGSLNSSDLTVDHEDENRLNNRSLFTSTRSSVPRELLDSVDDAIVFNPVDFNPIRKNITNSITRRFSTIMGDRIPFEVQDDTVEKILSGIWLGKTGLDEWTEKVLVPGLQQLKSRLGVTLNESMVVRLEADGDSGCWRQGDWLPSSINVVADGLRQ; via the exons ATGAGAGCAGGCCTGAGCACTATCCAGCAAACCTTAACGCCGGAGGCCTCCAGCGTTTTGAACCACTCGATCGCCGAAGCGGGTCGTCGCAACCACGGCCAGACCACGCCCCTTCATGTTGCTGCAACTCTTCTCTCATCCCCCACCGGCTTCCTCCGCCAAGCATGCATCAAATCACACCCCAATTCCTCCCATCCTCTCCAGTGCAGAGCCCTCGAGCTCTGCTTCAGTGTCGCCCTCGAGCGTCTCCCCACCGCCCAGAACATGAGCCCCGGCATGGAGCCGCCCATCTCCAATGCCCTCATGGCCGCCCTAAAGCGGGCCCAGGCCCACCAGCGCCGCGGCTGCCctgagcagcagcagcagccgcTCTTGGCAGTCAAAGTCGAGCTGGAGCAGCTCATCATCTCTATTCTCGATGACCCGAGTGTCAGTCGGGTCATGCGGGAAGCCAGTTTCTCTAGTCCGGCGGTGAAGGCCACCATAGAACAGTCTCTAAACTCTTCTTCGTCCGCGGCGGCGGTGGCAGCGGCCTCCACCGCCGCCGCGAACTCCTCCCCAATCGGATTGGGGTTCCGACagtcggcggcggcggcgccaGCTGGTCGAAATATGTACCTGAATCCCCGGCTGCAGGGGCAGAACCGAGGGGAGGAGGTTAAGAAAGTTGTTGATATATTGTCAAGAGGGAAGAAGAGAAATCCGGTATTGGTCGGCGATTCGGAGCCGGAAGCCGTGACGAAGGAGCTGTTCCGGCGGATTCAGAGCGCGGAATTAGGAGAAGGGCAGTTGAAAAACGTGGAGATAGTTCATTTGGAGAAGGAGTTCTCTTGTTCCATGTTGGGGAAGATGAAAGATTTGATGTCATTAGTGGAGGCACGGATGAATGGGAGAGGGGTGATTCTTGATTTGGGGGACTTGAAATGGCTGGTGGAGCAGCCTGTTAGCTTGGGAGGGCCTGGTCCGCCGGGCTCCGGTGGCCAACAGGTGGTTTCGGAGGCGGGGCGGGCGGCGGTGGCGGAAGTGGGGAAGGTGTTGGGGAGGTTTGGGGAGGGCGGTGTTAATGGCGGCGGCAGGCTCTGGTTGATAGGGACTGCTACTTGTGAGACGTATTTGAGGTGCCAAGTGTATCATCCTTCCATGGAATCCGACTGGGATCTGCAGGCAGTGCCGATTGCTGCCAGGACGCCGCTTTCGGGATTGTTTCCCAG GATGGGGCCGACGAACGGGATTCTTAGCAGCTCAGTTGAATCTTTGTCTCCACTGAAAGGCTTTCCAACTGCTCAGCCAAGACTTGTGGCTGAGAACTTGGATCCTCTGCGAAGAACAAGCTGTTGCCCGCAATGTACAGAAACTTGTGAGCAAGAAGTAGCAAGTTTGGTTGCGAAGGAGTCTGAGAAATCATCTTTTGAATCGAAATCAGAAGCAGCTCGAACTGCATTACCACAGTGGTTGCAGAACGCTAAAGCCCAGGACAGTAATGTCAAAACTTCAGATCAGTTGCAG ACCAAGAATCAAGATCAGACCCTGAATCAGAAGACTCAAGAATTACGAAAGGAATGGAAAAATACATGCATGCGCCTTCATCCTAATTTTCATCAGCAGAGTTTCAGCTCAGAGATAATTGCTCCAAAGCCTCTCTCAATCACTGGAATGTACAACATGAACTTGCTTGGTCGCCAAACTTTCCAACCAAAATTGCAACCAAACAAAAGCTTTGGGGCTCTGCAATTGAACACAAATCTACAAACTAGCAAATTATCTGAACGTGCAGCAGTTTCGCATCCACGAAGCCCTGTGAGGACGGAACTGGTTCTTGGTCAAAAAGAAGTCACTGAAACCACCACTCCCGAGCAAATGCATGAGGAGCGCGTCAAAGACTTTTTTGGCTGCACGCCTTCTGAACCACAGATCAAGGTACTCGAAAGGCAAACAGATGATAAGCAATTGTGCAAATTGGATGCTGATTCATTCAAAAAGCTATACAAGGGTTTGATGGAGGTCTGGTGGCAGCAGGAAGCAGCCACTGCTGTTGCTTCAACAATAACCAATTGTAAGTTGGGTAATGGAAAGAGGCGTGGTGCCGGAGCAAGGGGAGACATGTGGTTGTTGTTCATGGGTCCGGACAGTGTTGGCAAGAAGAAGATGGCATCAGCTCTTTCGGAAATGGTTTCTGGGTCCACCCCGGTGATCATCTCTCTTAACAATAAACGTGGTAGTTGGGATTCAGATACGAGTTTTCGTGGAAAAACGGTTGTGGACAGAATAGCAGAGGCAGTTAGGAGGAACCCCTTCTCTGTAATCATGATTGAGGACATTGATGAAGCAGATATGATAGTTCGGGGGAGTATAAAACGGGCAATGGATAGAGGTCGTCTTGCCGACTCTTATGGCCGTGAAATCAGTCTTGGAAATGTCATGTTTATACTCACTGCAATTTGGTTGCCAGAAAATATGAAACACTTATCAAACGGCAATGCACATGAAGAAAAGCTCGCGTGTATAGCTAGGAGTAATTGGCAGTTAAAACTATCACTTTGTGGAAGAAGTGCAAAACGGCGAGCGACATGGTTACAGAGTGATGAAGACAGAGCCACAAAGCCTAGAAATGATGCTGGTTATGGACTAGGATTCGATCTAAATGAAGCTGCTGATGTTGAGGATGACAGAACAGATGGCTCACTTAATTCAAGTGATCTAACAGTTGATCATGAAGATGAGAATCGCCTCAATAACAGGTCATTGTTCACAAGTACGCGTTCATCAGTACCAAGGGAATTGCTTGATTCTGTTGATGATGCCATTGTGTTCAACCCAGTGGACTTCAACCCCATTCGGAAAAACATCACAAACTCAATCACGAGAAGATTCTCAACAATCATGGGCGACAGGATTCCCTTTGAAGTGCAAGATGATACTGTTGAAAAGATCCTTAGTGGGATATGGTTAGGCAAGACCGGCTTAGACGAATGGACAGAAAAGGTTCTAGTTCCGGGCCTCCAACAGCTGAAGTCTCGCCTAGGTGTGACCCTCAATGAGTCCATGGTTGTTAGACTTGAAGCTGATGGAGATTCGGGTTGCTGGAGACAGGGAGATTGGCTGCCTAGTAGCATCAATGTGGTGGCTGACGGATTAAGACAATGA